One Acidobacteriota bacterium DNA window includes the following coding sequences:
- a CDS encoding OmpA family protein has translation MKDRRLIFLAGFVLLAALITGPACATKKFVKTENATLDQKIAQVSTEVEASQKRLSDHDEKLATIGSLISQHDNQFKTVEGEIGEVKTLIKGNLVMTATLKNSDAKFAFDSAALNDAAKGVLDAFVQKLVTENKGVYIEIQGHTDNTGSDEINQALGQKRAEAVLMYLYKQYKIPMHRMSAVSLGSSMPIADNGTREGRSQNRRVEILVYE, from the coding sequence ATGAAGGACAGGAGACTTATCTTTCTCGCCGGTTTCGTGCTCCTGGCGGCCCTCATCACCGGGCCGGCCTGCGCGACGAAGAAGTTCGTCAAGACCGAGAACGCCACTCTGGACCAGAAGATCGCCCAGGTCTCGACCGAGGTCGAAGCGAGCCAGAAGCGCCTCTCGGACCATGACGAGAAGCTGGCCACGATCGGCTCGCTCATCAGCCAGCACGACAACCAGTTCAAGACCGTCGAGGGCGAGATCGGCGAGGTCAAGACGCTCATCAAGGGCAACCTCGTCATGACGGCCACGCTAAAGAACTCCGACGCCAAGTTCGCGTTCGACAGCGCGGCGCTCAACGACGCGGCCAAGGGCGTCCTCGATGCCTTCGTCCAGAAGCTCGTCACCGAGAACAAGGGCGTCTACATCGAGATCCAGGGGCACACCGACAACACGGGCTCCGACGAGATCAACCAGGCGCTCGGCCAGAAGCGGGCCGAAGCGGTGCTGATGTACCTGTACAAGCAGTACAAGATCCCGATGCACCGCATGTCCGCCGTCAGCCTGGGCAGCTCCATGCCCATCGCCGACAACGGCACGCGGGAAGGCCGGAGCCAGAACCGGCGTGTCGAGATCCTCGTTTACGAATAA